DNA sequence from the Arthrobacter sp. V1I9 genome:
AGGTCGGCCTCGAGGAACTGCCGCACCGTGCTGGTGCCGCCGCCGATCCTGACATCCAGGCCGCCGGCCAGGGCACGGGCCTGTTCGAGCGCGGATGCGGGGTCCGCGTCAACGAAGTGGAAGCTTGTTCCGCCTTCCATCTCGAGGACCGGCCGGGGATGGTGTGTCAGGACAACAACAGGCGTGTGGAACACGGGGTTATCGCCCCACCACCCCTTCCAATCCTCGTTTTCCCAGGGACCGCGCTGAGGACCGAACTTGTTGCGCCCCATGATTTCGACGCCGACCCCGTGTCCCCACTGGCTGGCGAACGCCTCGTCGACGCCGAAGGATCCTTCCGATTCCCCATGGATGCCCATCGCGCGGAAGGTCCGCGTCTCGAAGGCCCACTCCAGCAGCCGCGTGCCC
Encoded proteins:
- a CDS encoding dihydrofolate reductase family protein, whose product is MSLVRVHNFSVSLDGFGTGEGQQLDAPFGHAGTRLLEWAFETRTFRAMGIHGESEGSFGVDEAFASQWGHGVGVEIMGRNKFGPQRGPWENEDWKGWWGDNPVFHTPVVVLTHHPRPVLEMEGGTSFHFVDADPASALEQARALAGGLDVRIGGGTSTVRQFLEADLIDHMHIVLVPIVLGRGERFWDGLEGLEERFDIEATPSSQGVVHLVFTRRSAGGQ